The following proteins come from a genomic window of Corynebacterium hansenii:
- a CDS encoding LuxR C-terminal-related transcriptional regulator: MINVLLADDHPVVRAGLRAVLSTADDISVAAEAGTPDDAVRAVEDAQRSGAPIDLVLMDLRFGEGPGAHGQAGGVDATTRIRALPDPPQVLVVTNYSSDADILGAVSAGAVGYLLKDTDPEQLVDGVRAAARGETVLSGDVATRLMGRLRDPGRSLTARETDVLRLVADGLSNREIAARLTLTEATVKSHLVHVFTKLDVGSRTAAVAKATELGML; the protein is encoded by the coding sequence ATGATCAACGTTCTGCTGGCCGACGACCACCCCGTCGTCCGCGCGGGCCTGCGCGCCGTGCTCTCCACCGCAGACGATATCTCCGTCGCCGCCGAAGCCGGGACACCCGACGACGCCGTGCGCGCCGTGGAGGACGCGCAGCGCTCCGGGGCGCCCATCGACCTCGTCCTGATGGACCTGCGCTTCGGCGAGGGGCCCGGCGCCCACGGCCAGGCCGGCGGCGTCGACGCGACCACGCGGATCCGCGCCCTGCCCGACCCGCCGCAGGTGCTGGTGGTGACCAACTACTCCTCCGACGCCGACATCCTCGGCGCGGTCTCGGCGGGGGCCGTGGGCTACCTGCTCAAGGACACCGACCCCGAGCAACTGGTCGATGGCGTCCGCGCCGCCGCCCGGGGCGAGACGGTGCTGTCGGGCGATGTGGCGACGCGGCTGATGGGCCGCCTGCGCGACCCGGGCCGCAGCCTCACCGCGCGGGAAACGGACGTGCTGCGGCTCGTCGCCGACGGCCTGTCCAACCGGGAGATCGCCGCGCGCCTGACGCTGACCGAGGCGACCGTGAAATCGCACCTGGTCCACGTGTTCACCAAGCTGGACGTCGGCTCGCGCACCGCAGCCGTGGCCAAGGCGACCGAGCTGGGGATGCTCTAG
- a CDS encoding sensor histidine kinase has product MNAPNPVAPVPDRGTDPVALSRLWRVLRICLDLLIAVLWLFAVVRGDGWATWAWAVGFAAVYAAGRFRSDELGPGLPTWPWLAALSATFAGLAWNSADAAYLAFPLFFVVMHIAAGWAAVALVVALTLVAIAGIARHGDFGVGGIVGPVLGAAVAIGIGLGFRLLMRDALARERAMAELVAARADVAAMSRRAGELDERARLAADIHDTVAQGLSSIQLLLHSVESTLDPAEPALERIRMARRVAADNLAETRRIIAALQPAPLSGADLPLALARTCAATPIDAEGTTAGFTVDGDPRPLPDDIEAALVRMCQASVGNVVKHSRATRCNVTLTYQPDCVSLDIVDDGVGFDPTAAAPAGAVGIAGVRRRVEALGGSMTIESAPGAGCGVSVRVPLDDARLPESAVPGSTILGSTPPESAPPSSDSTGTGDGAAPTDPTQEPR; this is encoded by the coding sequence GTGAATGCGCCGAACCCCGTTGCCCCGGTGCCGGATCGCGGCACCGACCCCGTGGCGCTCAGCCGTTTGTGGCGGGTGCTGCGGATCTGCCTCGACCTGCTCATCGCCGTGCTGTGGCTGTTCGCCGTGGTGCGCGGCGACGGTTGGGCGACGTGGGCGTGGGCCGTCGGGTTCGCGGCGGTCTACGCCGCCGGGCGGTTCCGGTCCGACGAGCTGGGCCCGGGTCTGCCCACGTGGCCGTGGCTGGCCGCGCTGTCGGCGACGTTCGCGGGACTGGCGTGGAATTCGGCGGACGCCGCGTATCTGGCGTTCCCCCTGTTCTTCGTGGTCATGCACATCGCGGCGGGCTGGGCCGCCGTCGCCTTGGTGGTGGCGCTGACGCTGGTGGCCATCGCCGGCATCGCGCGGCACGGTGATTTCGGCGTCGGCGGCATCGTCGGCCCGGTCCTCGGCGCGGCGGTGGCCATCGGCATCGGCCTGGGTTTCCGGTTGCTCATGCGCGACGCGCTGGCCCGCGAGCGCGCCATGGCCGAGCTGGTCGCCGCCCGCGCCGACGTCGCCGCGATGTCCCGCCGCGCCGGCGAGCTCGACGAGCGCGCCCGCCTGGCCGCCGACATCCACGACACCGTCGCCCAGGGCCTGTCGTCCATCCAGCTGCTGCTGCATTCGGTGGAGAGCACCCTCGACCCGGCTGAGCCCGCCCTCGAGCGCATCCGCATGGCGCGCCGCGTCGCCGCCGACAATCTCGCCGAGACCCGGCGCATCATCGCCGCCCTCCAGCCCGCCCCGCTGTCCGGGGCCGATCTGCCGCTGGCGCTGGCTCGGACGTGCGCGGCCACGCCCATCGACGCCGAAGGCACCACGGCGGGCTTCACCGTCGACGGCGATCCGCGGCCGCTGCCGGATGACATCGAAGCCGCCCTGGTGCGGATGTGCCAGGCGTCGGTGGGCAACGTCGTCAAGCATTCCCGCGCCACCCGCTGCAACGTCACGCTGACCTACCAGCCCGACTGCGTGTCCCTCGACATCGTCGACGACGGCGTCGGCTTCGACCCCACCGCCGCCGCCCCGGCCGGGGCCGTCGGCATCGCCGGCGTGCGGCGCCGCGTGGAGGCCCTCGGCGGATCCATGACCATCGAGTCCGCGCCGGGCGCCGGCTGCGGGGTGTCGGTGCGGGTCCCGCTTGACGACGCCCGCCTCCCCGAGTCCGCCGTGCCAGGCTCCACCATTCTCGGCTCCACGCCACCCGAGTCAGCCCCGCCCTCCTCCGACTCAACCGGTACCGGCGACGGCGCCGCACCGACCGACCCCACCCAGGAGCCCCGATGA
- a CDS encoding ABC transporter permease, which yields MFQGLRELKAAPGRTALITVTVGLIAVMVTFLSSLAAGLSHRSVSALDELLGPDDAVVVADTGTPSLSASRLTPKQVERLTAAGGEAWSVGRARVGDVPVTVLPDAALTGDVIRPADEVAGDLSGKSTATFGGRTVTVSGDAGDIWWEHQPVVLASPQLAERLGEGQVAAVVVDEAAHGAVPEVDGTTVLRGEDRYGLSASYTGEQMSLGAMTSLLYVISALVVGAFFMVWTVQRMRGVAVSSALGASRGVLVADALGQALVVLALGVGAGVAITAGAGALLSNADVMPIVIDASTTLWPGALLVATGVIGAAVALVPVLRVQPRAALANA from the coding sequence ATGTTCCAGGGATTGCGTGAATTGAAGGCCGCGCCGGGCCGTACGGCGCTGATCACCGTCACCGTCGGGCTCATCGCGGTGATGGTGACGTTTCTGTCCTCTCTCGCCGCGGGGCTGTCGCACCGGTCGGTGTCGGCGCTCGATGAGCTGTTGGGGCCGGACGACGCCGTCGTCGTCGCGGACACCGGCACCCCGTCGCTGTCGGCGTCGCGGCTGACGCCGAAGCAGGTCGAACGGCTCACCGCCGCCGGTGGCGAGGCATGGTCCGTGGGGCGTGCCCGGGTGGGCGACGTCCCGGTGACCGTGCTTCCCGACGCCGCCCTGACGGGCGACGTGATCCGCCCGGCCGATGAGGTAGCCGGGGATCTGTCCGGCAAGTCCACGGCGACGTTCGGCGGCCGCACCGTGACCGTCTCGGGCGATGCGGGCGACATCTGGTGGGAGCACCAGCCGGTCGTGCTGGCCTCGCCGCAGCTGGCCGAGCGCCTGGGAGAGGGGCAGGTCGCCGCGGTGGTCGTCGACGAGGCCGCCCACGGCGCAGTGCCGGAGGTCGACGGAACGACGGTGCTGCGCGGCGAGGACCGTTACGGGCTGTCGGCGTCCTACACCGGCGAGCAGATGTCGCTGGGTGCCATGACCAGCCTGCTCTACGTCATCTCGGCGCTCGTCGTGGGCGCGTTCTTCATGGTGTGGACCGTGCAGCGGATGCGCGGCGTGGCGGTGTCGTCGGCCCTCGGCGCCTCGCGGGGCGTGCTCGTCGCCGACGCCCTGGGGCAGGCGCTGGTCGTGCTCGCGCTGGGAGTCGGTGCGGGCGTCGCCATCACCGCGGGAGCCGGTGCGCTGCTGTCCAACGCCGACGTCATGCCCATCGTCATCGACGCCTCGACGACCCTGTGGCCCGGCGCCCTGCTGGTGGCCACCGGCGTGATCGGCGCGGCCGTGGCGCTGGTGCCCGTGCTGCGGGTGCAGCCGCGGGCGGCGCTGGCCAACGCCTGA
- a CDS encoding ABC transporter ATP-binding protein → MTTSTSTSTSTSTSTSTSAHADTDRAALILDGITLDVRDGSADRRLLDDVSLSVDAGEIVAITGPSGSGKSTLLAVAGCLQRPDSGTAELHPSDEEGRTIDLVVGGAEAAKVRRGHIGIVFQQPNLLPALTVREQLIVMTRLDRVLPPSSSKRREARERADELLAAVGLADLADRKISTLSGGQQARVNLARALMNEPDLLLVDEPTAALDRRAAEQVTDLIIDVTRKYGVATLYVTHDPGQAGRADRALEMVDGRLGERAAEHVAA, encoded by the coding sequence ATGACCACCAGCACCAGCACCAGCACCAGCACCAGCACCAGCACCAGCACCAGCGCTCACGCCGACACGGACCGGGCCGCGCTCATTCTCGACGGCATCACGCTCGACGTCCGCGACGGTTCGGCGGACCGCCGGCTGCTCGACGACGTGTCGCTGTCCGTCGACGCGGGCGAGATCGTCGCCATCACCGGCCCGTCGGGCTCGGGCAAGTCGACGCTGCTCGCCGTCGCCGGCTGCCTGCAGCGCCCCGACTCGGGCACCGCCGAACTACACCCGTCAGACGAGGAGGGGCGCACCATCGATCTCGTCGTCGGCGGCGCGGAAGCCGCAAAGGTCCGCCGCGGCCACATCGGCATCGTGTTCCAGCAGCCCAATCTGCTGCCGGCGCTGACCGTGCGGGAGCAGCTGATCGTCATGACGCGGCTGGACCGGGTATTGCCGCCGTCGTCAAGCAAGCGCCGCGAGGCACGCGAGCGGGCCGATGAACTGCTCGCCGCGGTGGGGCTCGCGGACCTGGCGGACCGGAAGATCTCCACGCTGTCCGGCGGCCAGCAGGCGCGCGTCAATCTGGCGCGGGCGCTGATGAACGAACCGGACCTGCTGCTCGTCGACGAGCCGACGGCGGCCCTCGACCGCCGCGCCGCCGAGCAGGTCACCGACCTGATCATCGACGTGACCCGCAAGTACGGCGTGGCCACCCTCTACGTCACCCACGATCCCGGGCAGGCGGGGCGCGCCGACCGCGCGCTGGAGATGGTCGACGGCCGGCTGGGGGAGCGGGCCGCCGAGCACGTCGCCGCGTAA
- a CDS encoding type 1 glutamine amidotransferase domain-containing protein gives MTSVLMIMTAADHWTLNDGTKHPTGFWAEEFVVPYRKFVDAGWDVTIATPGGVAPTVDEASLGMAAGLPGTGKKMKAALDELAPVLGSPRVLADVVSEIKSGAASYDLVFYPGGHGPMEDLAADSDSGELLRMRMDAGQPLALLCHAPAVIRAATGDDGASPFAGRRMTGFSNAEERLNRLADKAPWLLEDELVRLGVDYDKALVPLASNVVVDGNLYTGQNPKSSEKLAERVIGDLSK, from the coding sequence ATGACTTCCGTCTTGATGATCATGACCGCCGCCGACCACTGGACCCTCAACGACGGCACGAAGCACCCGACGGGCTTCTGGGCCGAGGAGTTCGTGGTGCCGTACCGGAAGTTCGTCGACGCCGGGTGGGACGTCACCATCGCCACCCCCGGCGGCGTCGCGCCGACCGTCGACGAGGCCAGCCTGGGCATGGCCGCGGGCCTGCCGGGCACCGGCAAAAAGATGAAGGCCGCGCTCGACGAGCTCGCGCCGGTGCTGGGGTCGCCGCGGGTGCTTGCCGACGTCGTCTCCGAGATCAAGTCAGGCGCCGCGTCCTACGACCTCGTCTTCTACCCGGGCGGACACGGCCCCATGGAGGATCTCGCCGCGGATTCCGATTCCGGCGAGCTGCTGCGCATGCGCATGGACGCCGGCCAGCCGCTGGCGCTGCTGTGCCACGCGCCGGCGGTGATCCGCGCGGCCACGGGCGACGATGGCGCGTCGCCGTTCGCCGGGCGCCGCATGACGGGCTTCTCCAATGCGGAGGAGCGCCTCAACCGTCTGGCGGACAAGGCGCCGTGGCTGCTGGAGGACGAGCTCGTGCGCCTCGGCGTGGACTACGACAAGGCGCTCGTGCCGCTGGCGTCGAACGTCGTCGTCGACGGCAACCTGTACACGGGCCAGAACCCGAAGTCGTCGGAGAAGCTCGCGGAGCGCGTGATCGGCGACCTGTCGAAGTAG
- a CDS encoding DNA-binding protein, giving the protein MGHEKHPRLNESASPTDASDAARARREQEATSHLLNLGADQLERRPWRPAPAPPTAVDLTQFALWKSGELSGAELLSALSLLQAARDEVDGAEIGLLFSARNIGLTWAQIAEATGFRSPQACQQHFTRLSSRKGL; this is encoded by the coding sequence ATGGGACACGAGAAACACCCCCGGTTGAACGAGAGCGCATCGCCCACCGACGCGAGCGACGCGGCCCGAGCCCGCAGAGAGCAAGAAGCAACCTCGCACTTGCTGAATCTGGGTGCGGATCAACTTGAGCGACGCCCTTGGCGCCCGGCCCCGGCCCCACCCACGGCCGTCGACCTCACCCAGTTCGCCCTGTGGAAATCAGGGGAGCTATCCGGCGCCGAATTGCTCAGCGCGCTATCCCTGCTTCAGGCCGCTCGAGATGAGGTCGACGGCGCGGAAATCGGCCTGCTCTTCAGCGCGCGCAACATCGGTTTGACGTGGGCTCAAATCGCCGAGGCAACCGGATTTCGTTCCCCCCAGGCCTGCCAGCAACACTTCACCCGCCTGAGTTCCCGGAAAGGCCTCTGA
- a CDS encoding PEP/pyruvate-binding domain-containing protein — protein sequence MESTLRYQQNVVNMLLMTLKAMIPLRDAETATSGAKAANLGLLLRAGLPVPEGFVIPVGDEPSVRTSASERARLRRAMEFVLRELGGGPVAVRSSGVEEDTSAASAAGQYETFLAVEGVDDVLDAIEQCHRSALAPRVAQYRARIELGEAESERLLQPQRLAVLVQKHVDAEVSGVLFTPSAERQSARIEATWGLGTSLVGGSVTPDSFEVPEDGDVTCVIGSKAQRADRCRARGGIVISSVPEFKRSAVALDGKMIGLIVELGGKSSELLGAPQDIEWAIAEGKPWLLQSRPITADLPGHSASISSAAETWVAGMPAARGSATGVARVVRGPDEFGRVRPGDIIICPWTDPSWTPLFAIAGGVVTETGGALCHAAIVAREYGIPAVTGLPDATRLIPDGVRVTLDGTAGTLGPG from the coding sequence ATGGAATCCACCTTGCGGTATCAACAAAATGTTGTCAACATGTTGTTGATGACACTCAAGGCGATGATCCCCCTTCGCGATGCCGAGACCGCAACGAGCGGGGCCAAGGCGGCGAATCTCGGGCTGCTGCTGCGCGCTGGTTTGCCGGTGCCCGAGGGATTCGTGATTCCGGTCGGCGACGAACCTTCGGTACGGACCAGCGCAAGTGAACGGGCGAGACTTCGGCGGGCGATGGAATTCGTTTTGCGTGAGCTCGGAGGTGGGCCGGTCGCAGTGAGGTCCTCCGGGGTAGAGGAGGACACTTCTGCCGCATCTGCGGCCGGTCAGTATGAGACGTTTCTCGCCGTCGAGGGAGTCGATGACGTCTTGGATGCGATCGAACAGTGTCACCGTTCCGCGCTGGCTCCAAGAGTCGCGCAGTACCGGGCCCGGATCGAGCTCGGCGAAGCTGAAAGCGAGCGACTCCTCCAACCGCAGCGTTTGGCCGTTCTCGTCCAGAAACACGTCGATGCCGAAGTGTCCGGTGTGCTGTTCACTCCATCCGCCGAACGTCAATCGGCGAGGATCGAAGCGACTTGGGGGTTGGGAACATCGTTGGTTGGCGGATCCGTCACGCCAGACTCGTTCGAGGTGCCCGAAGATGGAGATGTCACCTGCGTGATTGGATCGAAAGCGCAACGAGCCGATCGTTGTCGAGCTCGGGGCGGCATCGTGATTTCGTCGGTCCCCGAGTTTAAGCGATCGGCGGTTGCACTCGATGGAAAGATGATCGGCCTAATCGTGGAACTCGGTGGTAAGTCCTCCGAATTGCTGGGTGCACCCCAGGACATTGAGTGGGCCATTGCGGAGGGGAAGCCGTGGTTGCTTCAGTCGCGCCCCATAACCGCGGACCTCCCGGGACATTCGGCATCCATCTCCTCGGCGGCGGAGACGTGGGTGGCGGGGATGCCTGCGGCACGCGGCTCCGCCACCGGCGTGGCACGTGTAGTGCGCGGGCCCGATGAGTTCGGTCGCGTTCGCCCCGGCGACATCATCATCTGCCCATGGACCGACCCCTCTTGGACCCCCCTATTTGCGATTGCCGGCGGAGTGGTGACTGAAACCGGAGGTGCTTTATGTCATGCGGCGATTGTGGCTCGTGAATACGGCATTCCCGCCGTCACTGGTCTCCCCGACGCCACTCGATTAATCCCCGATGGTGTGCGCGTCACTCTCGACGGCACTGCCGGCACGTTGGGGCCAGGGTAA
- a CDS encoding histidine phosphatase family protein, producing the protein MATRFLYIARHGDADAFGALTEIGREQSRLLGRRLAGLPISGVWHSPLPRARDTARQLDLYLEGDPELAARPELVDHVPYVPPRSRIPGPWLPFFDGYAREEAEAGHQVARSLVDRFAVAPESGEDVHEVLITHAYPIAWLLRDAFGAPPERWLGVESANAALTVIEYRLQLAPSVIMFNDMSHLPEELRWTGFPERLRP; encoded by the coding sequence ATGGCAACCAGATTCCTCTACATAGCCCGGCATGGAGACGCCGATGCATTCGGAGCCTTGACTGAAATTGGCCGGGAGCAATCCCGCTTACTCGGTCGTCGCCTCGCTGGGCTTCCCATCAGCGGTGTTTGGCACTCCCCGTTGCCGAGGGCCAGGGATACGGCGAGACAGTTGGACCTCTACTTGGAAGGCGATCCCGAACTGGCGGCTCGCCCTGAGTTGGTGGACCACGTCCCGTATGTTCCCCCTCGGTCACGGATCCCAGGTCCGTGGTTGCCGTTTTTCGATGGATACGCGCGAGAGGAAGCCGAGGCGGGACATCAGGTCGCGCGCTCACTGGTGGATCGTTTCGCGGTCGCCCCGGAAAGCGGGGAAGACGTGCACGAAGTCCTCATCACGCATGCGTATCCGATCGCTTGGCTGCTGCGTGACGCCTTTGGTGCTCCACCCGAACGTTGGCTCGGAGTGGAGAGCGCGAATGCAGCGCTCACGGTGATCGAGTACCGGCTGCAACTGGCGCCGAGCGTCATCATGTTCAACGACATGAGCCATTTACCGGAGGAGTTGCGCTGGACCGGGTTCCCCGAGAGATTGCGGCCGTGA
- the orn gene encoding oligoribonuclease — protein sequence MVWIDCEMTGLDPQKHVIVEIAALVTDADLNVLGEGVDIVVHASETDLAQMDEFVTNMHNSSGLTEEIRASSVNLTEAEQMVLDYVRQWVPAERQAPLAGNSIASDRAFINRYMPELDQFLHYRMIDVSSLKELARRWYPRVYFGQPEKGMAHRALADIRESIRELEFYRRTMLVPGDGPTTEEVARAADDACRAMPTD from the coding sequence ATCGTTTGGATCGACTGCGAGATGACGGGCCTGGACCCGCAGAAGCACGTCATCGTCGAGATCGCGGCGCTGGTGACCGACGCCGACCTGAACGTGCTCGGCGAGGGCGTCGACATCGTCGTCCACGCCTCCGAGACCGATCTGGCGCAGATGGACGAGTTCGTCACCAACATGCACAACTCGTCCGGGCTGACCGAGGAGATCCGGGCGTCGTCGGTGAATCTCACCGAGGCGGAGCAGATGGTCCTCGACTACGTCCGCCAGTGGGTTCCGGCGGAGCGCCAGGCGCCGCTCGCGGGCAATTCGATCGCCTCGGACCGGGCCTTCATCAACCGGTACATGCCGGAGCTCGACCAGTTCCTGCACTACCGCATGATCGACGTGTCCTCGCTGAAGGAGCTCGCCCGCCGCTGGTACCCGCGCGTGTACTTCGGGCAGCCGGAGAAGGGCATGGCCCACCGGGCGCTGGCCGACATCCGCGAGTCGATCCGCGAGCTCGAGTTCTACCGCCGCACCATGCTGGTGCCCGGAGATGGGCCGACCACGGAAGAGGTCGCCCGGGCCGCCGACGACGCGTGCCGCGCGATGCCCACGGACTGA
- the cmrA gene encoding mycolate reductase (Catalyzes the final step in mycolic acid biosynthesis.) yields MALPAPHPDYRAVVTGASSGIGMALARELARRGHSLILVARSEDKMTALAAELSGPSLTVEGRPCDLSDPEARAELCDELRERQISVMVNCAGVATFGRFQDLDPEYERAQFELNATALFDLTQLAIGPMVERGSGAILNVGSAAGTTVIPNNATYVGTKAFVNTFTEALHYDLKGTGVHCTLLAPGPVRPDVRDGGANEVDENIPDFLWTSTDDCARDSLDALAANRLRVVPGVLSKGMNTAGNYLPRWLVAPIVGKLYEGMAQ; encoded by the coding sequence ATGGCATTGCCCGCACCCCATCCCGATTACCGCGCGGTGGTGACCGGCGCGTCATCCGGCATCGGAATGGCGTTGGCCCGGGAGCTCGCCCGGCGCGGACATTCCCTGATCCTCGTCGCGCGGTCCGAGGACAAGATGACCGCCCTGGCCGCCGAACTCTCCGGCCCCTCCCTGACCGTCGAGGGCCGGCCCTGCGACCTGTCCGACCCCGAGGCGCGGGCGGAGCTTTGCGACGAGCTGCGTGAACGCCAGATCAGCGTGATGGTCAATTGCGCCGGCGTGGCCACGTTCGGCCGTTTCCAGGATCTGGATCCGGAGTACGAGCGCGCGCAGTTCGAGCTCAACGCCACGGCGCTGTTCGACCTGACCCAGCTGGCGATCGGCCCAATGGTCGAGCGGGGATCGGGGGCGATCCTCAACGTCGGTTCGGCGGCCGGCACCACGGTGATCCCGAACAACGCCACCTACGTGGGCACCAAGGCGTTCGTGAACACGTTCACCGAGGCGCTGCACTACGACCTCAAGGGCACGGGCGTGCATTGCACGCTGCTGGCCCCCGGCCCGGTCCGCCCCGACGTGCGCGACGGCGGCGCGAACGAGGTCGACGAGAACATCCCGGATTTCCTGTGGACCTCCACGGACGACTGCGCCCGCGACAGCCTGGATGCGCTGGCGGCCAACCGGCTGCGCGTGGTGCCCGGCGTGCTGAGCAAGGGCATGAACACCGCCGGCAACTACCTGCCGCGCTGGCTGGTGGCGCCGATCGTCGGCAAGCTCTACGAGGGGATGGCCCAGTGA
- a CDS encoding TetR/AcrR family transcriptional regulator — translation MNGDTPEANGAKPSVDEAIIEAARDSIMTVGLRRTSIAEIARKAGVSRPTVYRRYADLDELANEVITREFLRILADLRQMPGDARARIVDRFRIILERLSNGDFFLNLAETDPERIVRAIIRPKGSSERTIIEQFILPGIVHGQEDGSVRDGDPMVLSNNVFMVMQSAVLMCSNMLRESTGDGAGSDGAAHNAVAEVTEMVDRYLRP, via the coding sequence ATGAACGGCGACACCCCCGAAGCCAACGGCGCAAAGCCCTCGGTCGACGAGGCGATCATCGAGGCGGCGCGCGACAGCATCATGACCGTCGGGCTCCGCCGCACGTCGATCGCCGAGATCGCCCGCAAAGCCGGCGTGTCCCGCCCGACCGTCTACCGCCGCTACGCGGACCTCGACGAGCTGGCCAACGAAGTGATCACCCGCGAGTTCCTGCGCATCCTCGCCGACCTGCGCCAGATGCCCGGCGACGCCCGCGCCCGCATCGTCGACCGTTTCCGCATCATCCTCGAGCGACTCTCCAACGGCGACTTCTTCCTCAACCTCGCCGAAACCGACCCCGAGCGCATCGTCCGCGCCATCATCCGCCCGAAGGGCTCGAGCGAGCGGACCATCATCGAGCAGTTCATCCTGCCCGGCATCGTCCACGGCCAGGAGGACGGGTCCGTCCGCGACGGCGACCCCATGGTGCTGTCCAACAACGTGTTCATGGTCATGCAGTCCGCCGTGCTGATGTGCTCCAACATGCTGCGCGAGAGCACCGGTGACGGCGCGGGCTCCGACGGGGCCGCGCACAACGCGGTGGCGGAAGTCACCGAGATGGTCGACCGCTACCTGAGGCCCTGA